One window of the Leishmania mexicana MHOM/GT/2001/U1103 complete genome, chromosome 11 genome contains the following:
- a CDS encoding inositol-1,4,5-trisphosphate (IP3) 5-phosphatase,putative gives MSSATPPLPADSVAASAALRFSVDFDPSRADSKPSVLLLTQNIGGIEAALSTGAGLGETLPERPHTPMPESNGDISAAFASMPTVFGGPSYIHVPDDIDSELCVSPVVRQQVTEFLADLRQWIHRLSYMSAGARAAEASATTSSAAPTSAAGGAPSSSSAPSPPPSPTPCGAAASTEAYMRSYTLSVRPPLIDIVVLHFQEIGGKYKNKQFNEYFKEQIRTSLLPEAGWTSGLLMDERESPGPLSSSNYQRHRTASTVQALRRTSFEGGSPSNNNGNASGHVGDPHRLSDANSNDTDLTADLDADADAYFTAIGSIVFLSPRVMGIASCLSVPHRTYIPIVDDPLTYAGEAGRLFHSGKFAEAGRSRKGFLLLSLRLGTVQFNVCNVHLFNDDDNRAALQSSPSLYTGRRTRAIKETIAECSAVVDLSEPLFIFGDYNVRMDGKLFAEWVEEKMQMTVRPEKKRLRCPEHFWELFTDPGTQQELRTRFDMEPQRLMDEVALLSSVELAEMPIQFAPTYSRVAYRTRTGVTTTGAGADAATPDAQRQIPTSKDLSGRADVIRAEEQGQTEAIRVRPPLLTALPPSTSPLASVPLTHVTASPYRDNFCHDRLPAWCDRVMFNVAGLEWISGDRSRSAPPQPQAASSVSGSAASGAGGLKGRQRSGQSCWYAYAAIDFIHTDHDGVFMLF, from the coding sequence ATGTCGTCCGCtacaccgccgctgccggcagACAGTGTGGCCGCTTCTGCCGCACTTCGCTTCTCTGTTGACTTCGACCCGTCCCGCGCGGACTCGAAGCCGAGCGTGCTCTTGCTGACCCAGAACATAGGCGGTATCGAGGCCGCGTTGAGCACAGGCGCTGGCCTCGGCGAAACTTTGCCCGAACGCCCCCACACACCGATGCCAGAGAGCAACGGTGACATCTCTGCCGCCTTTGCCTCCATGCCGACGGTTTTTGGTGGCCCCTCGTACATTCACGTGCCTGATGACATCGACTCAGAGCTGTGTGTCTCGCctgtggtgcggcagcaggtgACAGAGTTTCTGGCGGACCTCCGCCAGTGGATCCACCGGCTCTCGTACATGTCAgccggcgcgcgcgccgcagaGGCGTCTGCGACGACGTCGTCTGCTGCTCCCACCTCGGCGGCGGGTGGCGCACcatcttcgtcgtccgcaccgtccccccctccctcgcccacgccctgtggtgccgcagcgagcaCGGAGGCGTACATGCGTAGCTACACGTTGTCTGTGCGCCCGCCCCTCATCGACATTGTTGTCCTGCACTTTCAAGAAATCGGTGGCAAGTACAAGAATAAGCAGTTCAACGAGTACTTCAAGGAGCAGATCcgcacgtcgctgctgccggaggCTGGGTGGACGAGCGGGCTGCTCATggacgagcgagagagccCTGGcccgctgagcagcagcaactaCCAGCGTCACCGAACCGCAAGCACTGTGCAGGCCCTGAGGAGGACCTCCTTTGAGGGCGGTAGTCCCAGTAATAACAACGGCAACGCCAGCGGCCACGTCGGCGATCCTCATCGCCTGAGCGACGCGAACAGCAACGACACGGATCTCACCGCTGACCTGGACGCCGACGCGGACGCGTACTTCACTGCCATTGGCTCCATTGTGTTTCTCTCGCCGCGCGTTATGGGTATCGCGAGCTGCCTCTCCGTTCCGCACCGCACGTATATTCCTATTGTAGACGACCCGCTCACCTACGCCGGCGAGGCTGGCCGGCTCTTTCACAGCGGAAAATTTGCCGAGGCCGGCCGCTCGCGCAAGGGGTtcctgctcctctctctccgtctcggCACCGTCCAGTTTAACGTGTGCAACGTACACCTTttcaacgacgacgacaaccgCGCGGCGCTACAGAGCAGCCCCAGCCTGTACACGGGCCGCCGCACGCGGGCAATAAAGGAGACCATCGCCGAATGCAGTGCCGTCGTCGACCTCAGCGAGCCGCTCTTCATATTTGGCGACTACAACGTTCGCATGGATGGCAAGTTGTTCGCTGAGTGGGTCGAGGAGAAGATGCAGATGACGGTGCGGCCGGAGAAaaagcggctgcgctgcccggAGCATTTTTGGGAGTTGTTCACCGACCCAGGCACGCAGCAGGAGTTGCGGACGCGGTTCGACATGGAGCCGCAACGCCTGATGGACGAGGTGGCTCTGCTCTCTAGCGTGGAGCTCGCAGAGATGCCGATTCAGTTCGCGCCCACCTACTCCCGTGTTGCCTACCGCACCCGCACTGgggtcaccaccaccggtgctggcgccgacgcggcaACACcagatgcgcagcggcagataCCCACTTCGAAGGACTTGAGTGGACGGGCTGATGTCATCCGTGCCGAGGAGCAGGGGCAGACGGAGGCGATCAGGGTGAGGCCCCCGCTGTtgacagcgctgccgccttcgacgtcgccgctggcgagTGTACCGCTGACCCACGTGACGGCATCACCCTATCGCGACAACTTCTGCCACGACCGGTTGCCTGCGTGGTGCGATCGAGTGATGTTCAATGTCGCTGGGCTTGAATGGATTTCAGGCGAtcgctcgcgctccgctccgccacagccgcaggcAGCATCTTCAGTTtcgggcagcgctgcctccggTGCTGGCGGTCTCAAGGGCAGGCAGCGCAGTGGCCAGAGCTGCTGGTACGCGTACGCCGCGATTGACTTCATTCACACGGACCACGACGGAGTATTTATGCTATTTTAA